One segment of Fibrobacter sp. UWB10 DNA contains the following:
- a CDS encoding LysR family transcriptional regulator has product MELTHLKYFLEVARTEHVTQSAKTLCIVQPALTHALHKLEDELGVKLFKTQGRNIKLTEIGEYFYKKVKPLYEDIEALPAQLRAMENEQSATLNLNVLAASTFVTNAVILYKQNDPDLRFNLVQNEETTLYDICVRTYASYKAPAKSYSENSDEENFVCTENIYLAVPNVAQYRKRDSISLKELQETNFIGLYGSKQLRNICNEYCERVGFKTHIIFESDNALAVKDAIASGIGVGFWPEFSWGRINNRRIRLLKITDAEFKRDIVITLRRNKQDNSRSERFFRFLTGLLKRTEKRKKPYR; this is encoded by the coding sequence ATGGAACTCACGCATTTAAAATATTTCTTGGAAGTTGCACGCACGGAACATGTAACCCAAAGTGCGAAAACCCTATGTATTGTACAGCCTGCGCTCACGCATGCTCTTCATAAACTCGAAGACGAACTCGGCGTAAAACTATTCAAGACGCAGGGCAGAAACATCAAATTGACAGAAATTGGGGAATATTTTTATAAGAAAGTGAAGCCACTTTATGAAGACATTGAAGCGCTTCCTGCACAGCTCCGCGCTATGGAAAATGAACAATCGGCGACCTTAAACCTGAACGTTCTTGCCGCTTCGACGTTTGTGACCAATGCAGTTATTCTATATAAGCAAAACGATCCGGACCTGCGATTCAATCTGGTGCAGAACGAAGAGACGACTCTTTACGACATTTGTGTTCGCACTTATGCAAGCTACAAGGCGCCTGCCAAAAGCTATAGCGAAAACTCGGACGAAGAAAATTTTGTTTGCACCGAAAATATTTACCTAGCTGTTCCCAATGTGGCGCAGTACCGCAAGCGCGATAGCATTTCACTCAAGGAATTGCAAGAGACGAACTTTATCGGACTTTACGGTTCCAAGCAGTTGCGCAATATTTGTAACGAGTATTGCGAACGAGTCGGGTTCAAGACGCATATCATTTTTGAAAGCGATAACGCTCTTGCTGTAAAAGATGCTATCGCTAGCGGAATCGGTGTAGGGTTCTGGCCAGAGTTTTCGTGGGGGCGTATCAATAACCGTCGAATTCGTCTTTTAAAAATTACAGATGCCGAATTTAAACGTGATATTGTGATTACGCTGCGCCGAAATAAGCAGGATAATTCGCGATCTGAAAGATTTTTCCGTTTTTTGACAGGCTTATTAAAAAGGACCGAGAAACGTAAGAAGCCATACAGGTGA
- a CDS encoding FISUMP domain-containing protein yields MKRIIKTITIAAFTISTAIAFTACEQANTCNYDEAANTLVCPEKTYKTANLGEKVWMAENMDAYVPDSSICYGNHHSNCESMGRLYTWSAATNGLCPKGWTLPSQQDFKNAFGGASTEALRKSAAFNMQFAGFRYFDGKFADKDSSASFWTSDSYDDSRAYLVRATDSIITYEHFNKSIAASVRCVKE; encoded by the coding sequence ATGAAACGCATCATCAAGACAATTACAATCGCCGCATTCACCATCAGCACCGCCATTGCTTTTACCGCCTGCGAACAAGCCAACACTTGCAATTACGACGAAGCCGCAAACACGCTCGTATGTCCCGAAAAGACCTACAAGACTGCAAATCTCGGCGAAAAAGTCTGGATGGCTGAAAACATGGACGCCTATGTTCCCGATTCCAGCATTTGCTACGGCAACCATCATTCCAACTGCGAAAGCATGGGCCGCCTTTACACCTGGAGCGCTGCGACAAACGGCCTGTGCCCCAAAGGCTGGACGCTCCCTTCACAGCAAGATTTCAAGAACGCCTTTGGCGGAGCTTCTACGGAAGCGCTCAGGAAAAGCGCCGCATTCAACATGCAGTTCGCCGGCTTCCGCTACTTTGACGGCAAGTTCGCCGACAAGGATTCTAGCGCCAGTTTCTGGACAAGCGACAGCTACGACGATTCCAGAGCATACCTCGTTCGCGCAACAGATTCTATAATTACTTACGAACATTTCAATAAAAGCATTGCAGCTTCTGTTCGCTGCGTAAAAGAATAA
- a CDS encoding putative transporter: MTWLIDLFTKPSVGQQVVAIALTAAVGLMVGKIKVKGISLGGAGALFVGILLGHLGLRVEGNVLHFIQEFGLILFVYTIGMQVGPGFMDSIRRHGLVLNILSTSIVLLGVVVTLCLYFFTDMHNNVPVLIGMLCGAVTNTPSLGAANSAFAAAGVDTSLTGIGYAVAYPFGVIGIILVMILVRIIFRQDPAKAADKYTAEIAAHSKEIESCSLMVDNQNLYGTALKDIPNLISSGVVVTRLLRGESIFTPNGKTVIEQGDKLHIVGMPEAVAAMEKIIGKRLEKPITTFASDTAKPIQVKSILVTNKKILGRTIGSLALAERYGVNISRVVRSGFKFTGRLDLRIKFADKLMVVGPAEGIEAAAKELGNSLTALDHPEVLPAFLGIFLGVIVGSIPIALPGMPTPLKLGLAGGPLIVSILLSRKRKIGPLNFFMANSANLMLREFGLTLFLSCVGLNAGIKFFDVLLNGDGLYYMGLAALITFLPLAIVATIGHLVFKVNYLSLCGVLAGATTDPPALAFANGQANSEAVNIGYASVYPLTMLLRILSGQVLAILLLQAM; this comes from the coding sequence ATGACTTGGTTAATCGACTTATTCACGAAGCCCTCGGTAGGGCAACAGGTGGTAGCGATCGCGCTCACCGCTGCAGTCGGCCTCATGGTCGGAAAAATCAAGGTCAAAGGAATTAGCCTTGGTGGCGCAGGAGCTCTCTTTGTAGGCATTCTGCTTGGGCACTTAGGACTGCGCGTCGAAGGAAACGTCCTTCATTTTATCCAGGAATTCGGCTTAATCCTTTTTGTGTACACTATCGGTATGCAAGTGGGGCCGGGCTTTATGGATTCCATTCGACGCCATGGCTTGGTACTCAACATTCTTTCGACAAGCATCGTGCTGCTCGGCGTTGTCGTAACGCTTTGCCTTTACTTCTTTACAGATATGCATAACAACGTACCCGTGCTCATAGGAATGCTTTGTGGCGCTGTCACAAATACGCCTTCCCTAGGAGCCGCTAACTCAGCCTTTGCCGCGGCCGGGGTGGACACATCCCTCACGGGTATCGGGTACGCTGTTGCATATCCGTTCGGCGTTATCGGTATCATCTTGGTCATGATTCTTGTGCGAATCATCTTTAGGCAAGACCCGGCCAAGGCCGCCGACAAATATACCGCCGAAATCGCCGCCCACAGCAAAGAGATTGAATCTTGCAGCCTGATGGTTGACAACCAGAATCTTTACGGCACAGCACTGAAAGACATTCCGAACCTGATTTCGAGCGGAGTCGTCGTTACCCGCCTTTTGCGCGGCGAAAGCATTTTTACTCCTAACGGAAAAACGGTGATTGAACAGGGCGACAAGCTGCATATCGTGGGTATGCCCGAAGCAGTTGCCGCCATGGAAAAAATCATCGGCAAGCGTCTTGAAAAGCCTATCACAACATTCGCCTCGGACACCGCAAAACCGATTCAGGTTAAAAGCATTCTCGTGACGAACAAGAAGATTCTAGGTCGCACGATTGGTTCCTTGGCTCTTGCAGAACGCTACGGCGTAAATATCAGCCGTGTGGTTCGCAGCGGATTCAAGTTTACAGGTCGCCTTGACCTGCGAATCAAATTTGCCGACAAATTGATGGTCGTTGGCCCTGCCGAAGGCATTGAAGCCGCCGCAAAGGAACTGGGCAATTCGCTGACAGCACTTGATCACCCTGAAGTATTGCCCGCGTTCCTGGGCATCTTCCTGGGAGTCATTGTCGGAAGCATTCCTATAGCACTCCCAGGGATGCCGACCCCGCTTAAGCTGGGTCTTGCCGGCGGCCCCTTGATTGTGTCGATTCTCTTAAGCCGCAAGCGTAAAATTGGTCCGCTGAACTTCTTTATGGCAAACAGCGCAAACCTAATGCTCCGCGAATTCGGACTCACACTGTTCTTAAGCTGCGTCGGTTTGAATGCAGGCATCAAGTTCTTCGACGTGCTCTTGAATGGCGACGGACTTTACTACATGGGACTTGCAGCCTTGATTACCTTCTTGCCGCTTGCAATTGTCGCAACAATTGGCCACCTGGTTTTCAAAGTCAACTACCTTTCGCTCTGCGGTGTACTTGCAGGCGCCACCACCGACCCCCCTGCACTCGCCTTCGCAAATGGCCAAGCCAACAGCGAAGCAGTGAACATCGGATACGCCTCGGTTTACCCGCTCACCATGCTGCTTAGAATTTTAAGTGGACAAGTGCTCGCAATACTCTTGCTGCAAGCGATGTAA
- a CDS encoding phosphoribosyltransferase family protein: MSDRFIVTGNFTDDPFAIDMAQYIGLREDISDVVSLKTFANSEFCPRYMLDVDDMEHIGRRLEGKIVLICSVSNHERSRNDYAMRNCILARAAKDNGAEQVVLVEPDLFYSAQDRGPHRVGPLEKDRPDIDLKKFDGQAFTSHLYAELLKTAGVDAVVTCHNHSVKVQNLFNEVFEGNFHNLIPTDVYAHYIKSSNFVQTGKDGNNLVIVSPDKGARPFMNAVFDALQLPECKRVVMDKVRTGEREISMTFNPELSDISIEEIEGKDVIVFDDMVRTGTTIVQCCEHIKKGNPNRVCFGVTHFHTSAEAREKLNSPAIDEILTTSTLPDIMNRDCQGRLRKKLTVLKLGKWIARHVMQMYGMDDGRFEKDFYKIDMSSKNPRWPPQFF; this comes from the coding sequence ATGTCTGATCGTTTTATCGTGACCGGAAACTTCACTGATGATCCGTTCGCCATCGACATGGCCCAGTACATCGGCCTCCGTGAAGATATTTCCGACGTGGTCTCCTTGAAGACCTTCGCAAACTCCGAATTCTGCCCCCGCTACATGCTCGATGTGGACGATATGGAACATATCGGCCGTCGCTTGGAAGGCAAGATCGTTTTGATTTGCTCGGTTTCGAACCATGAACGCAGCCGTAACGACTACGCCATGCGTAACTGCATTTTGGCCCGCGCCGCTAAGGACAACGGTGCCGAACAGGTGGTGCTCGTGGAACCCGATTTGTTCTACAGTGCCCAGGACCGTGGCCCGCACCGCGTCGGCCCGCTCGAAAAAGATCGCCCGGATATCGACCTCAAGAAGTTCGACGGCCAGGCATTCACAAGCCACCTCTATGCTGAACTTTTGAAGACCGCCGGCGTGGATGCCGTCGTGACCTGCCACAACCACAGTGTCAAGGTCCAGAACCTCTTTAACGAAGTGTTCGAAGGCAACTTCCATAATCTGATTCCGACCGACGTTTACGCTCACTACATCAAGAGCAGCAACTTCGTTCAGACCGGTAAGGACGGCAACAACCTCGTGATCGTTTCTCCGGACAAGGGCGCACGCCCGTTCATGAACGCTGTGTTCGACGCTTTGCAGCTCCCCGAATGCAAGCGCGTGGTGATGGACAAGGTCCGTACCGGCGAACGTGAAATCAGCATGACCTTCAACCCGGAACTTTCCGACATCAGCATCGAAGAAATCGAAGGCAAGGACGTGATCGTGTTCGACGACATGGTGCGTACCGGTACGACGATTGTGCAGTGCTGCGAACACATCAAGAAGGGTAATCCGAACCGCGTGTGCTTCGGCGTGACCCACTTCCACACCAGTGCCGAAGCTCGTGAAAAGCTCAACAGCCCGGCTATCGATGAAATCCTCACGACCTCGACCCTCCCGGATATCATGAACCGCGACTGCCAGGGTCGTCTGCGCAAGAAGCTCACCGTGCTCAAGCTCGGTAAGTGGATTGCTCGCCACGTGATGCAGATGTACGGCATGGACGATGGCCGCTTCGAAAAGGACTTCTACAAGATCGATATGTCCTCGAAGAACCCGCGTTGGCCGCCCCAGTTTTTTTAA